The Lytechinus variegatus isolate NC3 chromosome 1, Lvar_3.0, whole genome shotgun sequence nucleotide sequence ATGTgcaaacaagaaaacaatattttgggTAAAAAAGGACCACCAAATAGCAATAGCTGCTAATCGGGTATAGCACCCTGTACGCAGTTATGTATAACTCTTCCAAACAAATGGATTCATGCTTACATGACTATTATAATGACAACTAATAGAGTAACCATGGTTACTTTAGCAATGTAAACCCCATCGAAcaattttttcttgaaaaggtACATGGAGTAAAACGTAGATTTCTAGCTTTAACtttgtacactctaaaaatatttggtaaaaatgatccatgatggtaattatgtgtccaaccaacattcggcatttcttttgggcatttttatttatccagtgtgatgaaagttttgcccattctaaagcgattgctgcttatttttttttaaccaatggcAACGCTTCGAGCGTCACCAGTACCATCCCCGCTTAAACTGATATAACTCCGGTGTATATTCTAGAACAATGATACCTCACAACGTTATATAATTTCGAAAAATTAACAAAGTTTTGAATACGCTGTTTGTACTACGAATTACTTCATACGATTAACCACTGAAAACTAATAAGATCGCAACCATAATAGGTGCCAAGTTTATTAATGTTCTCTTGTCATCTGCAGTTGCATATAGCGaggtatacattttttttccaaatttactTTTGAACATCGGTGAGGTATTTGTGATACATCATAAGACTCATCATGTTTATTATACTCAGGTAAAACATCAGGTCCAGATAAAACCATGTTTGATTTCAAGTCAATTTTCTCACGCTGGAATGCAGTATGATGGAATCTGAATTTGGTGTCAAGCGTTATCTCTTCGAATGCGTGatacatatacattttagaCCTAGACCTACTATTTACAATTAGATATGCAGTCACAGATGATTTACGAATGGTGTAGtgcatactaaaaaaaaatcaacatagaAAAAGATGACGATAGTTAAATAAAAGTTTATGAGTGTAACAGACAGAAAGGGGTGGGGAGGGGTGAATGACGAAAAAGTGattatatgaaaatgaattgagtCAAGTATGAAGATTTAAGAAAGTAATTTCAATCATATGATGGACGACTAGGCCACCCAGCTCAGGCTTTATTTTCTGCAGATTCACTGGTTGAAAGGGTGTTATTGGACGAAAGGGTATTCGATGACGTGCCGTTGTTGGCCGCCCCTGTCTTGGGTTTGTTTCCTGTATCTTGCTCGAAGATGGATGACCGTCCCTGGGCATCCCTGACGAACAATCCCTTCACAGCGACCCGAAACTGGGGGAACCTTGCCGCGTAGATGATAGGGTTCGCACAGGAGTTGTAAAACGCCAAGACATTGAGGATGCGATAGAAAGGACTAAAGAAGTAGGTAGAGGAAACGAGGCCGACATTGAGGCCGAAGAAGGCGGTCTGGTTCGGCCCCCAGGTGATGATGTAGATGACAATGACAATAGCCATTAGCTTGAGGACACGGTTCCGAGCCACGATATGAAACGAGGCATTGCTCTGGGAGTTGCCTTTGTTGGATTTGAAGCGCAGTGATTGCTTCTGGAGCTCCCGAGCGATAAGAACCTGGGTGATAAGCATGGTGAGTGCTGGGATGGCCAGACGAGTGGCAAAGACAAAACAACCGAAAACAACCTGTCCCTCGACTGTAGGAAACTTGAGAACACATCGTTGGCTAACGACGTCGACGCGGAACATAATGAAGCCTGATATAGGGATGAGTACGGCAAGGAGCCACACGCAGACGACGATGTAAGAGACAAGACGGCGGTTGACGATACGGTTGAATCGAAGCGGATAGACCACCGCAAAGAATCTATCGAAGGATATCGTCATCAGGGTATAGATTGACGCACTTACAGCAGTccatctgaaaaaagctgaccAGACCAGCTTACAGTAGAAGTTACCAATGCTCGTGTTAGGTACACGGGCTGCTTGGGGTCGAGGAATCAGGAGAAGAGAAGTTAGGAAATCGGCGATAGCTAAATTACCGACTAAGATATCGGTAGATCGACTTGTTGATCGACGCTGAAaggtgacgatgatgacgagAAGGTTCCCAACGAGGCCAACGATCGCAGAGACTAGCTGGAGAATCGTCCACCAGGGCCACGCGAGGGTGGACCATACCCAAACCTGCTCTGTCTCTGTGGTTGCGATGGTGGAAGTTTCTCCAAAGTCAGAAACTGTAGTTAACATCGCGTCATCACAGAAGAATGGATTACCGGGATGTAGAGTCACAGTCTGATGATAGAAAGATGTCACGTTCTCAGCCATTGACAGCTTTGCGACAGTGGCCAGTGTAGCTACAATAATAACAGTCTTCATTGTTGGTTTACCCATGATTCCGTAGGACTGTTTACCACTTCCAGCTGGGGATAAGATTTGATATATACAGACAATTGTGAGCTGTGATACAAAGGAAAGTAGAAAAGGTTGGAAATTGTTTCGTAATGAATAAGATGCTTTTCAGCTCAAATCATTTATCCTTTGAATAAATCATTATGGCCTACATATTCTTTacattaaacaatattaaaacatgCACAGAGTTCAGTCTTGATCGGAAATCTTCAGAATTTGACCTACGTGTTGCTTCTGATGATCCCTAAAATGATCCCATTTGATTAAAAGGAGACCATACTTCGTGATTAAACCTCGAATAATATAAGAGGACACTAAAGTCCAAAGCTCATAAATTTATCTACAACATGCATAACTTCCATACAATATTGTTACTACTTATCAAAATTTCTAACTTTAGAAGAGACATGCATGATCAGAAATAATCTAAAAGCCGACACCCTTCTACATTTTCGATGAAAGTAGAATGCACCAATTGGATAATTGGCTATCATTTTTGAATTTATAATTGAAAGTGTATTCTTATAAGACATTATGACTTTTGAAATCATATATCGCTTTTCATTTACTGATTAAAAAATtgcttaagaaaataaaatactttgtaaatataGTCTTATTTTACTTACCGAAGGAGAGTAAAGTGAACACACGAGAAGGTCTCAGAACGATGCTGATGCTTATCAAGGTTTCCAAAGGTTTTTAAAGTATCTTTGAGATATCCTAGAGGCATATTAATTGTACCAAGTTTCAAATCGTATCTATATAAAATACGCATGCGCGTAAAATACAGATAAAAACCCCACAACCCACACCAGTTTTATAAAGTCATATATTCAAAAGACACAACCTGCATGAAATATTTAACTTTTCTTTATCCTGTTAATACTAAGAGTAGTCAAGGATATGTCCAAATCATATCATGTGACTTATACAAGTATGCCGTCTTCCAAGTTATGCTTTTATTAATACCATCACAGAGAACATAGAATTCTAAGTAGgccatttctttaaaaaaaaacgaagaatATTGTGTTCTTTTTATCTGATACCGCTTTAGAGCGACATGCATGAAAGATCTAAAATGTAGGTGGAGCGAAAGTATTTTTGACGTGTCGAAAATAAGTTGAATCGCAGGGTGATGAATGGTTTACCAAAAATCGATATCActtaacctttttttatttcgatttctGGCTCTGACTTCTGACGGAAGCGGAGGATGGGAATGACTGATTCTGTAATGAAGATGGccatgaagcaaaactttatcGCCATCATCTATTCTCAGTCATTAtgactatctttttttttccttcttcttcttcctcttcttctttgtGTTCTTCTCTTCATCATCTACTACTTTtatcttctttcccttttttcttcttcttcttcttcttctttcccatttatcattatcactaccCAAACCACTTTCATAATATTGATCATCATCGTTAATTCATACTTATACTCTGCCATACTTGCCGGTCTttatactttcacgcaaaaaaACATTGCGACCTTttacaaataaacaaattcaTCTTTTTAGAGGGTACGGTAATTTCCTCCGAGAACAGAATCTTGTTTAATACCTGAGGAACAGCTTActttttatctaaaaaaatgtCTTTTGTACAACATTTTACGAAAGCTCGAGATGTTGAAGATGAACAGTTACACAGAATCATggagaaatattttcatttgtggTTCAATGGGGATGAAAGTAAGAATATCTTACTTCAAAGATATTAAACTACTCACACATGCGCAAGCTTACATGACAACACTGTCATCTCAAATGCTGTTGCTACTGTCAATAGATACACTGTAAGCTGACCTCTTATTTCTTGTCTTATCTTACTAGCCCTATATGTGATTATATGTAATTgtattgttgtgtttttttcttcatgttacGTCATGTCTGTTCTACTTGTCCCTCTCTCATGTATATTTCgtccgtctgtctgtctttctctctcttcctccttctgTTCTTAGTATCAGGTGcactattattattctattattatattattattattctattattattattattctattgctATATAagtagtaatatatatattgtttcccttttccttttttcaaacTGTACACGTATTTCCAATAGCAAGAATGTCCGTTCTTATTGacttattgatttatttcctgtttaaGGATAACTTATGATTATTGC carries:
- the LOC121432058 gene encoding allatostatin-A receptor-like — protein: MGKPTMKTVIIVATLATVAKLSMAENVTSFYHQTVTLHPGNPFFCDDAMLTTVSDFGETSTIATTETEQVWVWSTLAWPWWTILQLVSAIVGLVGNLLVIIVTFQRRSTSRSTDILVGNLAIADFLTSLLLIPRPQAARVPNTSIGNFYCKLVWSAFFRWTAVSASIYTLMTISFDRFFAVVYPLRFNRIVNRRLVSYIVVCVWLLAVLIPISGFIMFRVDVVSQRCVLKFPTVEGQVVFGCFVFATRLAIPALTMLITQVLIARELQKQSLRFKSNKGNSQSNASFHIVARNRVLKLMAIVIVIYIITWGPNQTAFFGLNVGLVSSTYFFSPFYRILNVLAFYNSCANPIIYAARFPQFRVAVKGLFVRDAQGRSSIFEQDTGNKPKTGAANNGTSSNTLSSNNTLSTSESAENKA